A window of Phaseolus vulgaris cultivar G19833 chromosome 4, P. vulgaris v2.0, whole genome shotgun sequence genomic DNA:
CTCTGGGGAAGCTTCTCATATTCTGTTCTGGTTGCACACAAGGTGGTTTGTACCATAATGTGCAGGTTCCTGGTCATTTTGTTAACAAGACTCGTTTTTCTAAAACACTAGGAAAGAGCTTTCTCATGCCACAGTGCCTAAATGATGTTCTGTATGTGTCTGAGCCTTGTGAGCATATTGACCAAGGTGAAGCTGGTGATTTAGGATTCTTCAGAGGAATTTTCAAGTCCTTTGCATCATCAAACGTGAAGAGGATGATAGTTAACAGAGGTGCACAGCTCCATTCAACAGAGATTTGCCCCTATTGTAAGGCAAAGTTGTGGAGCATGCTGCAGGCCAATATGATTCCAGAAAGTGCCAAGTGCAGGTTGGGTTCCCATAAAGATTATATTGAGTATTATGTCTGCCTAAATGGTCACTTGCTTGGGGTCTGCACATTGTTACCACTGTCTGATTCAGAGGATGTATCTGAAACTGAGTAAGCCATTAATGATTCTCAGGTATTTTCCTGTATCTGTGAAGTCCATAACTTCTTGTAAGATTTCATTTTCAtcttttatgaataaaaaactaGTTCTATGTGAAGTGAAGATTTAAGGCTGGAAAAAAATGGTTTTCCTTATTGATAACTAGACCCTTTTTCATGAATATTTTTCTCTTGAGCATTGAAAAGAGTAAAAATGCTGCAGACTAATTTCTCTTAAACTGTGATGTTTTTCCTTGGCAGATTGGAATTCAATCTTCACATGAAATTTGGTTGAGCACAGTGCTGTTTGCTCATGGCTGAAATTGTGCTCAGCAACAGCTTCTAAGTCCCATTTTGAATCATTCCATTATGCTTCATGTTGCTGTCTCAACTCATGCCAGCATTTTCCACTGATTATAAACATTgccaacaattttttaataaatcaaatCAAAGGTGGTTTTACTTAGAATTCATGTGTAGATTTCTGACCTTGGCGTTCAATACTTAACACTTCTTAAGAATCATTTTGATTTAGTAGCATTTTCCAATGTCAGATTCATTTGAGCACAATTTTTGTGTTCCACTTTTTCTAGGCCACACACTTTCTGTCAAACATAGACAACATCTTTATATTTTGTTGTCAAACATGAACAAAGTCCTTGTTTTATACTGATGAATTTAGTTATCTAACTACAACAATGAACTGAAAtcagaaaattaaaattgtagaaaaaatgaaataagatTATGAATCAATAATTGAAGAAGGTAAAAAGTACATATAACCTATTTTTCACTCAACACATTTCACCTAAAACCAAATTATGACAACTTTTAACATGACAGTGACTGCAGACCACATTAAATagcattaaatatattttctgttATTTTTCTATAATACGAAATTGACCgtatacatatttatataaatttgagATTTTACTTCATTTCATTTAACACATTGAAATTTGTTATAATGGTCATTAATCTCTGAAATCAAAATAacgaattttgaagaaaaaaaattaacaatcatttatattttataatcatatgaaaattaatttcgtgttatattaaaaaatatatatttaatccttaattataatattttctttcatcTTCTTACAGAAGAGACAtaacttgttaaaaaaatttcttgTCATATAAAAAGAATTAATTTCAAGCCCAATAACTGTTCTTTTCAGTTAGTGATGAGATTGAATCAAgtattgaaaatatataaaagacaTAACATGCAACTATTttgtgattaaaaaaatatattgaaggTGATTCAATTTGGTTTTGATctattttgaaaattcaaacTACAAACCAAATCGAACCAAATCCAAATCAATAAAAAAGTTTTCAGATTTTCTTTTACTCTcgattatttaaataaattttcactttttttaaaaaaaaattggttctTTGTACCCATACTTTCtgcataacaaaattaaattaagacaTTATTATATTTCAATTACTATTTATTGAACTCAAACAGAGATTAATAATTAACGGTATTTTATgaagaaataattaatataagatAGTTAGATCAATTCTTATAAAAGAGATGAACCcaaatttctaattttttttgttcataGAAATAAAATACATGTTAGAGGGTTTACAACTCACTCCATTCAACAGACCCCCAAATTTCTAATTTTGATCTTATAAAAAGGTTCCAAATGAGTACATAAATTACATGGTAACAAAGTAAAATAACTTTACATGGAAAactaataacaaatataaaaaaatgggaTAATTTAGTTGAATTCTGTAATAATAACCACTTTAAAAATCCTATCACTGATTCACTAACTGTGTAAAACTATGATGAACACTGTCAATGCTAAGCCAATAAACTCATAATCAATTACAAAATTATCATTGGGGCTAGTAAATGTTGTTCACTTTGTATAAAACTGTAGTTGTATAAGTTAACAGTGTTTATTAATCCTAAATTTGCCCTGTTTCTATCTTTTATCCATTCAAATGGAGCATGTTCTTCCATTGTGTACTTAAATAATCCAATTTAAAGGAAAATATAAGATATATAACCACAGATTCATACCTTTCTACAAAAAATATTCTGCATGATTTGCTCATATAATGCCATTTCACTCTTTCTTTCAGTAGCTTAATGGACATAAACTAATTacaaaatatcaattattttttcctACTCAGTCTCCTCATCTTCCTCTGCTCCAAAATCCAACCCAGATATTTTCATCTTTCCTATGTTAACTGCATTTATTCAAACATCAAATAAAACACTGAGCATTCAAGGGATGAGGAATTGGTCcagatatataatataattcatTGAACAAACTAAACTGAGTGTGATCTTTGTGCTTAAGCTCATGCATGTATAACACTTCTCAATATCAAAATGGTAGTTTGATGGTCCAAAAGAATGCAAGATTCTTtgtgaaagagaaaaaaagagtcTCATGCAAGTACATGCCGTGCATGATAATCAAAATATCATAATAATCAAATACAGCAGAATCTAGAACACGCCACAGGCTCACATCTTCAGgtttaatcaattaataataaaagaaagtataaGAAATATGACACTGGTTTCTTTTAGCAAAGTGTAATTCCAAGAGGAATGCCTCAGGGTTTGGTGCAGGTTGCATAGCATAATCAAATCCTGGTTTCTTCATTAAGCTTTCACTTCTTCCATTCAAAATGCATGAAAAGGTATACAGGCACAACAGGGAAATAGCGAAGAAAAGACCTAAATTCTCAAAGATCTCACAATTGTGTAATGAGAGTAACACTATCATCCAAGACTAGGAACAATTTAGAAGAACTGCGAGAGTACTCTTTTGCACACCTTTCCGTTGTTCcgctgtttaattttttttttctttttgagaaGATCAAAAGGAATTATTCTTCAGAAGAtaagattaaaaacaataaaacaacaaaagcCTTATCCTACTAAGAGAGGTTGACTACACGAACCACATGACACCATTGGGCTTGGTAAATGAGATGATAACATTAAAAAATGCAGACGGAAGCAAAGCatggaaaaaaatattgaaggtAGAAGCTATGGAAGTAAATTGTGTCACATTCACTTACCAACAGCATCCAGCCCGGCTAATTTTGGCAGGAATTTCCTGATGTGATCTTCTGCTGCTTTATCAGCTTTCAGTGTCTCACACTCGAACGAAACAACGATCCTTTTCTTCCCATCCTTTTGTTCCACCAAACCTGTGATATCCTTACCCCAACTGCTCAAAGGTGGCAAACAATAAGTTGAATATGCCAGCAAtcatgttgtttgttatcataaaaaatttaaagtgaagaaaaatgtaaatgaGTGAGAACTTCAATCTGTGATAAGAAATTCAAATCATGCTCTGAAAGAGAAACTAACCAGCCAACAGAAGACAAGGAATCAAGATAAATAGAGAAATTTCATATAACACTGACAATTACTGATAATTATTCATGTAAATACAGGTTGAAATACAAAAGGTGGTTTCATTCATTTGGACTTTTAGTCTCTTAGGGAccaataatttaataattgcAAAATACAATGAAAAATCCTTCACAGCAAATAGGGGAAAATAACTTGATGAGTAGAAACCATAAGGACTAAAAAAACCCAAATGAGTGGGAAATACAGTGACTAAAATCCAATTTGTGTGACTAATAGTTCAATCTAAAATATGTATCCCAAAGTACACCAATTAAGTGTTTTGTACAAAAAAGGAAATACTCTTTACAAGGACCATAGGAAAACTAGATAATGACTTGTGGATTATCTCATTATGTGTCTCTCATAAGCTGCTCTGTTCCATTGGCATGTTAAACAGCAACAAGCTCTATTTGTCTATAATCATTATAGTTAAATACTGGTAGAATGCAATGAGAAAGATTGACTTTATTTATTTGACTATAGTCCAAATGTTATAACTTATATCTAAGCACTTGCCTGATTATAGAAATGCAGTTTCCTCTAAATAACATTATTCTCACTGTTTAACTTGAAAGTTATACAGACTAAAAATCAACTAAAATTAGAACACAAAATCATAAAGCCTAGGTGAGCACTCAAAAAGAAATTATACGTGAAAACACTGCTTTACCCATGAATATGATCAATGCTGTGGAACCGTGCAGCATCATGGCCTTTGCACTCCACGACAGTAGCTTGCTCTTTCTTTGTCTATTTCATGAAAACCAAATGTAAATAAAGTATACAAGGGAAGGAAAAGATAAACAAGACAAAGAGCACAATAACTACATTGAAATCTGTGATCGTGAGTTTGATGAGGCGATAATCCTCACCCCTACTGCATTCCCTTTCACATTCCAATTCTTTCATGTAAAAAAGAACATGTACAAGTAATTACTACATGGATACAATAGAGTATAACAAAAAGTCGTATAAAAGAGACAGCTCACATATAGGACCATGAGCAAgcattaaaaaaagttatataagaAATGATGCACTAAAGGATATTTACTACTATTGCAAGCTGGTAGTAATAACTACAATCTTTAGCTGAAAGGCTAGCAAgaagttaaaattagtttatgaatttaatttaattaattttaagtcAAATAATATGAAAACCTATGGGCCATTTACTTCAATACCTTGTACAAAGTATGAACATAAAGGAGcccttaaaattaaaaaaaaaacaatatatatgaTTCTGATTCAGTTTGCTTACACTGACCATGAAGCAAAAATACAGAAATAGGAAAATGGTGCTGCACAAACCAGCTACCCCTTAATACCTAAAGTCCATTCCAAGGGAATAATTCTCATGTGACAAACTTTCACTCTATAATCATTTTATGCTTATATGTTTGACTCTAGTTTCAATCCCTACAAGAGCATACAGGACATTAAGTTTGTTAGGAATTCAAACTTCAGCAGCACAGTAACAACATGGACCAATGTGCACTAATAAAAGCTTATAAAGATCAaaacttaacttttttttcataGAGGAAGTGATCCTAAATGAATGTCACATGTAGgactaaataattattttaacctAATCTTTGGAGAGAAGAGAagggaattttttttatgtttgtagAAAACATATATTAGTCAAACAAAGAAAACATGCATATGTATGATATACCAGTGCCAGAAAGGCCATAGCAAGTAGAATGAGGAAGTTGGATGAAGTGTCCTGAGATAGAGCCACACGGCAACAATGCTATTGAAGCTACTCCTTCCATCATCATCAACTCTTCCACGTTCCCCTCTTCGTTCTCTTCTGCCGGAAAATCTGACccaaaaggaaaaaaacaaacaaaatgaaaatggatAGTGATGGGAAAGCAAATTGAAACATAAAGTTTCAATTTTTAACACTACAATCGCAGGatgaatggaaaaaaaaaaccctacccatttgtttgtgagagagagaatGACGAGCTGTTTGGTTCTGCTACACAACAAACTgcaaaaggaagaaaaacacTGAAAcggagagaaaaagaagaagaagaagatgaaaacgTTAATGGCGGTAGCGGCAACAAAGAGTGTACTTCGCCTTCCTTTTTCACCTTTccattttatttgaattagttAAATGGTATTTTGTTTATCTCATTTTTAATACCAGATAAAAAGTAAATATCAATCATacacataaaattttaatataaataaaatcatatataaaatattgattatcattaatttttatttcaaaagtatgatttttttctttaaaaatatcaaaaataaaataaggacGGTATTTCATAAGTGAATTGTCGAGTTAAATAGACTTGATCAATACGAATTAACGAATTCAAAAAGACTGTTAATCTAAGCTAGCCCGCTGAACCCACCCCGTTTTGCAATCCCTAGTCATACCTTATTCAGAAGGAATAATGTTGTGACATTGTTTGAATGTGACCAAAGACATTTATTATCCTATGTGAATGATTAAGGGTATTTGACACATTCAAGGTGTATTTAGGTAAGAATTGAAGAACATGAGATTTCATTTTTGTATATAATAGAACATAACTTAAAGAATCAAACAATGCCCTTTCTTTCCATTGATTCATAAAAATGATTAATCGACCCTTTCATTAACCCTTTCATATATTGAATGTGATAACTATGTTAACGGAGGAGCTTTAACTTCAGCCATCAAAACAAGAAATGCATCCACATATCCTTAACACAACAAATTTTACTTTAAGGCCATGAGGACTAATAATGTTAGTTGACAAACATAAATTGTGTGAAGAATGATTACAATAAATCATTATCATTTTATTGCGGTGTAGAATTATGGATCACAGATGGAACTCATGTATGAGAGAGTTAAGGTCCTTAGGGTAGATGACCCTCGCTTTTGTGGAAGAAAAGATTATCCAATGCAAAATGTTTTTGCAACTTGTAATTTTAACATGAAATTCACGCACATACTAGTAGAGTGGGAAGGAACAACATATGTCCTTATCTAAGAGGATTCACTAATAACACTTGAAGGTTAATGCATTTGGATTTGGTATAGGTCATGACTTCTGACATAATTATGAAGTTGTAATGAATACATCttcaatttttattgaaaatgttAAAAGGACAAATAGTTGTACTACATTAAAGTGTTAGATACTACCTAAAGAGTATTCACAAAGAGGTCCATAGAACCCATTAATCATCATCATGCATCCCTTAGAAATGTCATTGAAAGAATGTCTTGAAAAAAAGACTTTCTACATTGGCAAGTGGAATTGAATCCCATAATTGTTTAACACAATAAGTTTTAGTATGTTGTATTCTTTACACTTTTCTTTAGGGATGGATAATGATCAATTTATCGCTAGTGGATGAAGTGGATCGAGAGTTAATGGAACAAAACATTGATAGGTCACGATGATGATTGTAGTAGGCAAAGAAAAATACGAGAAATATCATAACTGATCAAATATGGAGagattatcaaaataattaagtttTTGTAATAAATTGTGTCATTAATAAAAAGATTTCATTATAATGTTTTCATGTCTTATCCATGACTTATATTTGCAATAAGTACATTACGAAcaaggaaaaaatattttacagtAACATTGGCATTTCCAATTTCACAAAACAAATGaatgatttataaattttatgttaattatatatataaattaaaattgttggGGGATAAGGTAGGAGAAAATATCTCTGAATTATTATTGTACTTTGaatatgtttaaaaataaataaataaatagtggAATAAtatattgttgagatttgattaaattaaaaaatttcatgtaTGGATAAGTTGGAGTTTAAATGTTAGATTCGAAGAAGAactttaagaatattttataatcATGTTGAGTTTGAAACGGTATAATTACATGCAAGAAGTAAAGTAAAATTTTATGTAgaggtataatttttttataagaaataaagTTAGTATTTTGAATCAAGTTAAATTGGGATTGcagaaataaattaatttttaaattgttcttaaAGCTTGAAATGTAATGGGAAtgattaaattgatttatattgGTTATTGTATACTGTTTTAtgtaatatatttgtttttctaaTTGAGTTATGTTTAAGAGTTGAGTTGAATATGATATTGGATTATTAGGTTTATGGAACAACTAAAATTactcatgttttaaatatataacCAAAATGGAACAACTAAACTATGAAAACCAAAATTACTCaatgtttaaatacataaaataaaaccaaacaattaaaactaaaacggttggagatcccacgtcgactagagattagaacctttcattgtatataagtgggtgcaaacctcaaccatatgaaccggttttatgggagttgaattaggcttaaagtccactttgtaacaAAATCTTCGGATACTGAATTTGCTTGCAATAATTTCATTAATTTCAACAATTTCATAGACCAGGTTCATAGATGGACCTTAAAGTTAAACACTTGAAATGGATAgatctttttttagttttaatttttaaataaaaatgacaaaaaattgTAAACTAAGGATAATAATTACCATGGAAATATATCACAGGAATGCCAAAATTTTACTCCTAATCCATCCATAAACCACACACAAGTATGGATTTGTTATTTGAAACTACTGCTCCAGCTTGACACTAAAAAAGATTTTCATAAAGTAAACACTTCTTTAGCATGATATTTGTATTGATCAACAAAAGTTATTAtatgaaaaactaaaaattatctCATGGTATGAACAGGATCATCGAAGTTGCAGAAGTGTAAGAAAGAGACCTATACTAAAATTTGTTGTGGAACCTTGCATGTGGAGTAACAAAGAGCATTCACAGAATCTGTGGAAAACCTTCCCGGCTGTCTTTAACAGTAGAACTGGATTCTGAATCAGTTCCAACCCTCCTAAAAACTAGCTTTTGCTGGGGAAGTTGACCATTGGAAAATGCTGTGACTTCTGTGTCAACTAAAATTGTGTCTTCTTCCTTCAACTCTCCTCTAAGAATACCCTTGGCAAGTTCATTCTCAACATTCTGCTGAATCACTCGCTTCACCGGCCTAGCACCATAGTTTGGATCATACCCCAAACTTCCAAGGAGTTGGATTGCAGCTTCTGTCACTTGGATTTTCATCTTGCGATCTGCAATTCTCTTTTGCACCCTCTCCAACTGTAATAGACGTGGGAAGTGagtattttgataaaaaattgaaagagcATATAACAATTCCCAGAGATTAGAAACATAGTAtactcttctttcttttataggCATGTGTGGAGTCATGGACTTCAACATAAATGTATCTACCTGTAAAGTTTATGGTTTAGGATTTAAGGTTTAGGGAGAAAATTACCTGTAACCTGACAATACTACTGATTTGGTCGCGGTCCAGAGGCTGGAAAACAATATACTCATCAACTCTATTCATGAACTCAGGGCGAAAGATTGATCTTGCTGCGTCCATAACCCTCTGCTTTATGGTTTCGTATGCTGACTCTTTGGGCACAGTGTCATTATCAGTGTTGAGAATGTACTGTGATCCAACATTTGAGGTCATAATGATAACCGTGTTGGTAAAACTTACTGTCCTGCCCTGTGAATCAGTTACTCTTCCATCATCCAGGATTTGAAGGAATACATTGAAAACATCTGAGTGTGCCTTCTCAATCTCATCAAACAAAATGACAGCATAAGGTCTGCGGCGAACTGTCTCTGTTAGTTGCCCTCCCTCTTCATACCCAACATATCCAGGTGGAGCCCCAATCAATCTCGAGACTGTGTGCTTTTCCATGTACTCACTCATGTCAATTCGTACAAGTGCATCTTCTGTGTTGAACAAATACGAAGCAAGGGCCTTGGCTAGCTCAGTCTTTCCTACACCAGTCGGTCCCATAAACATGAAGCTAGCAATCGGTCGATGGGGATCTGAAAGGCCTGCTCTTGAACGTTGGATAGCCTCAGCTACTGCCTTAACAGCAGGATCTTGTCCAACAACACGCTTATGAAGCTCTTCCTCTAAGTACAACAGCTTCTCTCGCTCTGATTGTTGAAGTTTTGAAATTGGAATACCAGTCCACTTGCTTACAATGTCAGCAATATCATTTCCAGTAACTTCTTCTCTCAACATAGACTTACCAGAGTTCATATATTCGTGTAACTCCTTTTCTACACTTTCAAGTTGTCGTTGCAAGGAGTTTAGACTCCCATACTTTAATTCAGCTGCGCGATTAAGATCATACTCTCGCTCAGCCTGTTGAATCTCAAGATTTACCCTGTCTATCTGCATATATATGAACATCGAAAATCATCAGATTTCAATCTTCCAATTAACATAAAATCGTGCCTTAATGCAAGTGCATCGTTTGTTATGTCAATGCATAATTACCAACATACTTGCACACTAGTTCAGTGTGATGAAACCCTGCATAAAGCTGTCTTCTAAACGTTCACTTATTTATAAACTGAATGCATATTTGgtaaaacataacaaaattctgATAACATACCTCCTCTTTAATAGATTGCAGACGAGTCATGACAGACTTTTCATGCTCCCATTGCCCAGTCATTTCATCCTGTTTCTCCTTTAAGAGAGAGAGTTCTGTCTCAAGTCGATTTAATCTATCTTTAGAATCCTTGCCAGTATCATTCACGAGAGAGAGTCTCTCCATCTCGAGTTTCAAGACTGACCGATTAATCTCATCAAGTGCAGTAGGTTTTGAAGTAATTTCCATTTTTAGTTTAGCAGCTGCTTCATCCACCAGATCAATAGCTGCAATTTAGAAGTAGCAAGAAATTAGTGCTTTGTGAGTATCGTTGATGCAAATCCACAACAAAATGAAACACAGTAAAAGtttacatttttattgaaaactatAATAGTTTTGTATAAAAGGAGGAAAAAAAGAGCATAAGCTAATGAATAGTCCAAAATTGATATTGGCTTGAGATTATACAAAAGACAGAGTATTGACCTCCATTTATACTAGTCTGAGAATCATAATCCTAATCAATTGAGGAAACCAATAAGTGAATATAGTAAAAAATAGGAACCACCTCCTAAGCGAACATCCAAGATACTTTTAAGCTATTGAGTTCCAATACTAATATTATGAGATGCTTTTCCACATATTCtgaaaaatttaacaaaataaattaacaaacaaataaatgataaattataaaaagagaAGTTGTAGCTATAAATTaatcattcaaattcaaaacattGAAAATGAATTAGACTATGGTCACGATAATTTTAAAGTTCCATATATAGTTCTATATAGTTTTAAAGCTCTTAAGAACAGTTTCAATTAACACCTTATATTATTTATTGCTAAGACTCTAATCCAGAATCCAAACATCATTCTCTTAAAAATAGTAAGGTATCATAATACCAGAACTAATTATTCACcaaaaaaatacaacaaaattTCTTAATCTTTGTGTAATATATTCACTTGCCAAGAGTCTTTAGCCAGTTATTAATACCTTTATCAGGCAGAAACCTCCCACTTATGTATCTATCAGAGAGAATTGCAGCATCTACAAGTGCACTGTCAGAAATGCGAACTCCATGATGCAGCTCGTATCTTTCCCGCAGCCCCCTCAGTATTGAAATGGTATCTTCAACTGATGGTTGGTCAACAAAAACTTGCTGGAAACGACGCTCAAGTGCAGGGTCCTTCTCAATATACTTTCGATACTCATCTAATGTTGTTGCACCAATACATCGCAGCTCCCCCCGACCAAGCATAGGCTTTAAGAGATTACCAGCATCCATAGCACCATTTGTAGCACCTAGCATGTGACATATATAATTGCAATCAAATTCAACAGCcacatttttaatttcttttttcaaatcACCATAGCTATAAACAAATGCAGTATTTTGGGAGAAAAATATTCATTGAAATGTATCGTCTTTCTCTAATCTGAATATCCATTGATTCAAAGGGTTTTTCACACACCAGTTATgcacaaagaaagaaaaaaaatggagaaaGTTGTATAGACCCTTCAAACAGCTTttgcaaaaacaaaaaatcagGTACTAAAAGTGGCAAACTCTGAAATTATTCATTACCTGCCCCAACAACTGTATGGATTTCATCAATGAAAAGGATAGTCTGACCATCAGATTCTGTTACTTCTTTGAGGACAGCTTTCAGTCTATCTTCAAATTCTCCCCGGTACTTTGCTCCAGCAATAAGTGCACCCATATCAAGGGATATGAGCTGAAAGTGACAAGTGTATCAGAATAATTTTACAACTCCTGGCCAACACACAGCTCAAAATGGcgaaaaaataagataaatattgcATACTTATAAAACAAATCACTGGAATTAAGGGTAAGATTTAGAGGGTATAATAGATATCAATGTAATGAAAATGagataaaaacttaaaaaagcCAGTTAATGTAAATCTATCCCACATTCCCATTCTTTCCCCTTTATCTtccattttgaaaatattaagaaTTTAGAATAGCCAAGATAAAGCACATACCCTTCGATTCATCAAAGCTTGAGGAACATCTCCTTGAACAATTCTTTGAGCAAGTCTGTTTCCAAAGCATTGCTAGGttaatgtttaatgaaaactaCCACAAGCAACCAAATAAGGTATAAACATTTGACCTACTCATCTAAAAAAATGACAGGAAAAAACAGGATCTCTAGTTCAACAAAAATGTCTCAACAGCATCAATGAACATGGTTTCAGATTTTAAATCACATGACATCACCTGACGTAGCTGCAATATTACTGTTGATGCAGTGTTTGCAACTACATCAACTTGCAATTGCAGGTTGAATTCACAAGAAAAACTGTCACGGCCGTAATGTTGCttctttttaaaacaaaataacatttCACGATTGAAAGCTTGGAAAAAAATGCTATAACACAACCAACATCGCTTGCAGTAGCCACAGTGCCTGAAGTCACAGTAACCGCAAAGTAACTGCAACTGCAATTTAAATTGATTGTGGTCTCAATAACCATATAATTGATTACATTGTTTCTACCATTGATTCTAATATATAATGCTATAGAAAAGGAAATGGCTAAATGTTGGGTTTTAGTCTGATAGAAGAAAGGAATAAATTGTTATTTCAAACAATGTACCACCTCTTGCACTCAATTTCCAGTTTTAAGGAACTTTACTTTCAAAAGCAGAAGAGAACTATCATTTTAAATTAGGTCAATCTCTTAAACTTACTTCCTACTTTTATGAAACTTGTATTTGAAATATTAGATTTGCATACAGaaaacaatataatttatttcttaaaaatattaataaaaaactgTAGTCatgttcaaataatttgtattttatttcaCACCATCGTAATTGTCATTCTTGTATGCATGAAACAGGTTACACATGAAATTCAGGTAATGGATAACAGTAGCAGCatctaaaatttaataaaaaaataa
This region includes:
- the LOC137836947 gene encoding uncharacterized protein gives rise to the protein MDFPAEENEEGNVEELMMMEGVASIALLPCGSISGHFIQLPHSTCYGLSGTELECERECSRGEDYRLIKLTITDFNTKKEQATVVECKGHDAARFHSIDHIHGWGKDITGLVEQKDGKKRIVVSFECETLKADKAAEDHIRKFLPKLAGLDAVVNIGKMKISGLDFGAEEDEETE
- the LOC137836946 gene encoding EID1-like F-box protein 2 isoform X1, with the protein product MFLFLFLFLLSFPSSLVFFLVPSLYLYAFLLLQLHCLLLCAFSGPNCPCSEVKKMILTKQYRCVHSASCHCTKGHLSEDVIFLVFQHLNWNPNVIATLSCACKWFDDIAKRVLWKEFCRTRAPKMMLDLQSSGSHSADGNWRALGKLLIFCSGCTQGGLYHNVQVPGHFVNKTRFSKTLGKSFLMPQCLNDVLYVSEPCEHIDQGEAGDLGFFRGIFKSFASSNVKRMIVNRGAQLHSTEICPYCKAKLWSMLQANMIPESAKCRLGSHKDYIEYYVCLNGHLLGVCTLLPLSDSEDVSETE
- the LOC137836946 gene encoding EID1-like F-box protein 2 isoform X2 → MILTKQYRCVHSASCHCTKGHLSEDVIFLVFQHLNWNPNVIATLSCACKWFDDIAKRVLWKEFCRTRAPKMMLDLQSSGSHSADGNWRALGKLLIFCSGCTQGGLYHNVQVPGHFVNKTRFSKTLGKSFLMPQCLNDVLYVSEPCEHIDQGEAGDLGFFRGIFKSFASSNVKRMIVNRGAQLHSTEICPYCKAKLWSMLQANMIPESAKCRLGSHKDYIEYYVCLNGHLLGVCTLLPLSDSEDVSETE